Within the Plesiomonas shigelloides genome, the region TTCCCACAATGAATCCCACTGCGAACTGACTTTATCGCCGTACAAATACCGCACAGCCGATGCTTCAAAGCCCGCATCCCAGCAATCACTGTAATAGCTGTGTTTGCCTTTAATCACGATATTCGGGTTCGTGACCACTTCATGTAACAGCTGTATTTTCGACCAATGTTTTTCCTGCATAACGCCTTAATACCACGTAATTCATTTTATATAGCCTAATATTAAAGCAGATAAGTGCTGCTGAATTGTCCTTTTGTATAGTTTTGTATAGCTATTGGGTGAGGCGCATGCTTTTATGCTATAAATCCAAACACAGGGATAACATCGGTGAGCAGTATTTACTCTGCGCATTCACTCGTTCTTAACCTGTTTTGTCTGGTATTTGGTCAGACAGCGTTATTTTTTACAGGGAATGAAAACCGGTTACCGGTCGTAGGTATCCCCACTTCTGTTTTGTATAAGGCTTTAACATGAAAAAATTATTTTCCGCCATGGCTGTGTTACTTGCTTCTTCCATTCTGCCAGCCCATGCAGCAGACAATATGAAAGCGTTCCCGCCTGCAGAGGCCGGCCAAGTCAGACATGTTTTACAACTGCCGACTCGCAGCAATGAAGCCGACTTCAAAGTACAGCTGATTGTGGGCAAAAACGCGCAAGTGGATAAAGCGAATACCTATTTCTTCACCGGCAAAATTGAAGAACAGATTATTGATGGATGGGGTTTCCCACGCTACGTGGTGAGCAACTTAGGCCCAATGGCTGGCACGCTGATGGCGGTAGACAGCAATGCACCTAAAGTGACGCGCTTTGTTTCCTTAGGTGGTGAGCCGTACCTGATCCGCTACAACAGCCGTCTGCCAATCGTGGTGTATGCACCTGAAGGGGCAGAAGTTCGCTACCGAATCTGGAGCGCCGCGCCTGACGCCACCGTTATGCCACAAGGCTAACTATCCCGCACAGGTCATGCTTCATAGCGCAAATACGCTCGCTGAACGCATGACCCGTGATTTTAACGAGCCGGTCTAGTTTCCCTAACCAACTAGACCGACTCTGTTTTTATCGACTCACTCGCACCACTTAGACCGATTCAATCAACCAGATCGCCGACTCATACGGGCGTAATTGACCGCTTTGTGGCTGCGTTGGGGTATCCGCATAGTTGCTGAGTAAAAGTTGGCTACATGGCGGTATGATTGACTGCGTTTCTGACTGAGCTGGAACAGCGTTCTGCCCGCCAAGGTGACTTGGCAACACAAAATCTACCGGCTCACGATAGAAATTACTCACCACCAACAGCGTCTGCCCTTGCCACTGACGAGTGTAAGCCCAAATTTGGCGGTGCTCAGGCAGCAACTCTTGATAGTCACCGTGCGTGAAGATCGGATGCGCTTTACGCAGGCGAATCAAATCGCGGTAATGCCAGAATACCGAGTCAGGATCGGCTTTCGCCGCAACCGCGTTAATCTCGGTATAGTTGGCGGCTGGTTTTAACCACGGCGTACCTTGGGTAAAACCGGCATTAGCATCCGCGCTCCATTGCATCGGCGTACGCGAGTTATCACGCGATCGCGCGGCTAAAATCGCCAAAATCTGCGCATCATCCATCCCCTGCGCCTGTTTGATGGCAAAAATATTGTGGCTTTCCACATCCTGATAATCTTCAATTTGCTGATAACCCGGATTTGTCATGCCCAACTCTTCGCCTTGATAGATATACGGCGTGCCTTGTAATCCATGCAACGTGCTCGCCAGCATTTTGGCCGCAATTACGCGAAACTCGCCATCCTCACCAAAGCGCGACACGATGCGGGGCTGATCATGATTGCACCAAAACAGCGCCGACCAACCTTTTCCATGCATCCCGGTTTGCCAATGGTTAAAGATGCGTTTGAGCTCAAGAAAATCAAATGGCGCACACGTCCATTTATCGCCATTCGGGTAATCCACTTTCAGATGATGGAAGTTGAACACCATCGACAGCTCGGAGCCATCCAGCGCGCCATAGCGCTGACAATGTTCCAGTGATGTAGAGGACATCTCGCCGACCGTCATCGCCTGTACCGGCACAAACACTTCGCGGCTGAGCTCCTGCAAGAATTCATGGATACGAGGCCCATCGGTGTAGAAACGGCGGCCATCACCTATCTCATCATTCGGGAACGACTGATCTTTGGATATCAGGTTAATCACATCTAACCGAAAACCATCCACGCCCTTTTGTGCCCAAAAATGGATGACCTTTTTCACTTCGGCCCGCACCGCCGGATTTTCCCAATTCAGATCCGCCTGCTCACGCGCAAACAGATGCAGATAATATTGGCCAGAGGCCGCATCCCACTCCCAAGCACTACCACCAAACTTAGATTGCCAGTTATTCGGCACATCGCCAGCCACCGGATCGCGCCAGATGTAGTAATCACGATACGGACTATTTTTATCCGCCAATGCCGCCCTAAACCATTCGTGCGCCGTGGATGTGTGATTGACCACGATATCCATCACAATCCGTATCCCACGGGCATGTACCGCGCTTAGCAGCGCCTCGAAATCGTCCATCGTGCCGTAGGCCGGATCAATGCGATAGTAGTCGGCAATGTCATAACCGTTATCCACTTGAGGTGATACGTACACCGGCGTGAGCCACAGCGCATCAACGCCCAAGGTTTGCAGATAATCGAGACGAGAGATTATCCCGCGTAAATCACCGGTGCCGCGCGCCCCACTATCCTGAAAACTCTTCGGATAGATTTGATAAATCACCGCGTTCTGCCACCAAGGTATTTGACTCATAACGCTTTCTCTTCAATAAGTAGCGAATTTAAATACGGTTAAAGACACCCTGCTTGGCCGCCTTTAACCATAGAATTACGACTCCGATTGCATCAGCGTACCGGCGGATTGTTTGCGCTTATACACCAGCATGGTCAACAAAATCGGCACCACCACAGCCACCAGCATGGCGACCGCGTACACCAACCAAAAACGCGGCTGGATAGATAAGATGCCCGGTAAACCGCCCACACCAATGCCGTTTGCCATCACACCGGCTAAACCGCAAATCAGCGCCGCACAACTTGAACCAATCATGGCGCACAGCATCGGGAATTTGTATTTCAAGTTAATCCCGTACATCGCCGGCTCTGTCACCCCCAGATAACCAGAGATCGCCGCCGGAACCGAGATTTCACGCTCATTGGCCTTACGGCTCATGAAAATAATGCCCACCACCGCCGAGGCCTGCGCGATATTAGAGAGCGCAATCAAAGGCCAAAT harbors:
- a CDS encoding ecotin, with product MKKLFSAMAVLLASSILPAHAADNMKAFPPAEAGQVRHVLQLPTRSNEADFKVQLIVGKNAQVDKANTYFFTGKIEEQIIDGWGFPRYVVSNLGPMAGTLMAVDSNAPKVTRFVSLGGEPYLIRYNSRLPIVVYAPEGAEVRYRIWSAAPDATVMPQG
- the treC gene encoding alpha,alpha-phosphotrehalase; its protein translation is MSQIPWWQNAVIYQIYPKSFQDSGARGTGDLRGIISRLDYLQTLGVDALWLTPVYVSPQVDNGYDIADYYRIDPAYGTMDDFEALLSAVHARGIRIVMDIVVNHTSTAHEWFRAALADKNSPYRDYYIWRDPVAGDVPNNWQSKFGGSAWEWDAASGQYYLHLFAREQADLNWENPAVRAEVKKVIHFWAQKGVDGFRLDVINLISKDQSFPNDEIGDGRRFYTDGPRIHEFLQELSREVFVPVQAMTVGEMSSTSLEHCQRYGALDGSELSMVFNFHHLKVDYPNGDKWTCAPFDFLELKRIFNHWQTGMHGKGWSALFWCNHDQPRIVSRFGEDGEFRVIAAKMLASTLHGLQGTPYIYQGEELGMTNPGYQQIEDYQDVESHNIFAIKQAQGMDDAQILAILAARSRDNSRTPMQWSADANAGFTQGTPWLKPAANYTEINAVAAKADPDSVFWHYRDLIRLRKAHPIFTHGDYQELLPEHRQIWAYTRQWQGQTLLVVSNFYREPVDFVLPSHLGGQNAVPAQSETQSIIPPCSQLLLSNYADTPTQPQSGQLRPYESAIWLIESV